One genomic region from Prionailurus bengalensis isolate Pbe53 chromosome C1, Fcat_Pben_1.1_paternal_pri, whole genome shotgun sequence encodes:
- the LOC122481751 gene encoding UPF0729 protein C18orf32 homolog, translating to MNSKGYMHPMPDFPHGLVVAVWELQPGRMVCIPCCVMVLLWIYKEFLVPYICPLLSPFVSRMWPRKALLKSHDKNKGKADCKGADISGLPTKGPKEISDKNKDLKGLF from the coding sequence atgaattcaaaggGCTACATGCACCCGATGCCTGATTTTCCACATGGACTGGTGGTCGCAGTGTGGGAACTCCAGCCTGGGAGGATGGTGTGCATCCCTTGCTGCGTCATGGTTCTGCTCTGGATCTACAAAGAATTCCTGGTGCCATACATATGCCCTCTGCTTTCCCCCTTTGTTAGTCGCATGTGGCCTAGAAAAGCTCTTCTAAAATCCCATgataaaaacaaaggcaaagcaGACTGCAAGGGTGCAGACATAAGTGGACTGCCAACAAAAGGACCAAAGGAAATCtctgataaaaataaagacttaaaggGATTGTTCTAA